A portion of the Carya illinoinensis cultivar Pawnee chromosome 11, C.illinoinensisPawnee_v1, whole genome shotgun sequence genome contains these proteins:
- the LOC122282167 gene encoding uncharacterized protein LOC122282167 — translation MPEGTRYTQLQEGLNAVKQTTTGLESELLDLKKCSESQFKHIETEMAAFRREIFNQLAVLTQELQQKNQHKKHELESSSVTHPHHEHHKESFGEIGTRSVRVDFPSFHGEDPNGWIYKVNHCFSFHNTLPQHKVRLASFHMEGQALVWFQNMEEMGAFPDWDSFTRALSMRFGPSVYDDPMASLAKLHQTGSVEDYKARFENLSNRLKWLPESVQLSCFLSGLKEEIRVTVTIFNPTNLIAAYNLARLQEQNVALARRYHCTPILPSNEPGLLKTPPSVHFEPRKGAVKPQLPVHKINQAQMKDRREKGLCYHCDSKWSPGHKCQKPKLYILEEVWEDSSDKTIWDKLELEPAVATLALSTVEPIPEISLHAITGSLNPRTMRVKGKVGSQWAAILIDTGSTHNFLDSAVVTKGQLPINQERRVRVRVASGEQLLSEGESVQTRFNIQGISFVDNMHVLVLAGCNMVLGIQWLRGLGSILWNFESLIMKFTYQNKEVEIKGLATSQLIEEGDGSKKHKLETRGVLLHLLQEPEPYGALQEKRLLQDVLQAYADVFSDPKGLPP, via the coding sequence aTGCCTGAAGGTACGAGATACACCCAGCTCCAGGAAGGGCTTAATGCTGTGAAGCAAACTACCACTGGCCTTGAATCTGAACTGTTGGATTTGAAGAAATGCTCAGAATCTCAGTTTAAACATATTGAAACTGAGATGGCTGCTTTTCGTAGGGAAATCTTTAATCAGCTGGCTGTTTTGACCCAGGAGCTGCAACAGAAAAATCAGCATAAAAAACATGAACTCGAATCTTCTTCAGTCACTCACCCACACCATGAACATCACAAAGAATCATTTGGAGAAATTGGCACCAGATCTGTTAGAGTGGATTTTCCCTCTTTCCATGGGGAGGATCCCAATGGTTGGATCTATAAGGTAAACCATTGTTTTTCCTTTCATAACACCTTACCACAACACAAGGTGCGCTTAGCATCCTTCCATATGGAAGGGCAAGCATTAGTGTGGTTCcaaaatatggaagaaatggGAGCATTTCCAGATTGGGACTCTTTTACGCGTGCTTTGTCAATGCGTTTTGGCCCTAGTGTCTATGATGACCCCATGGCTTCACTTGCCAAATTACACCAAACGGGGTCAGTGGAGGATTATAAGGCCAGGTTTGAAAATCTGTCCAACCGGCTTAAGTGGTTGCCAGAATCTGTCCAACTGAGTTGTTTCCTCAGTGGCCTTAAAGAGGAGATTCGTGTCACAGTTACAATATTTAATCCTACCAATTTAATAGCAGCTTACAACCTTGCTAGATTACAAGAACAGAATGTAGCCCTTGCTAGGAGGTACCACTGCACCCCCATACTGCCCTCCAATGAACCTGGATTGTTGAAAACACCCCCTTCCGTTCACTTTGAGCCTCGAAAAGGGGCTGTTAAACCTCAGCTTCCAgtacataaaattaatcaggCCCAAATGAAAGATAGAAGGGAGAAGGGCTTGTGCTATCACTGTGATTCCAAGTGGAGTCCAGGCCATAAGTGTCAAAAACCTAAGTTGTACATCCTAGAAGAGGTGTGGGAAGACTCTTCTGACAAGACCATTTGGGATAAACTAGAGTTGGAACCAGCAGTAGCTACCTTGGCTCTATCTACGGTGGAACCCATTCCGGAAATTTCTTTGCATGCTATCACGGGCTCCCTTAACCCACGCACTATGAGGGTTAAAGGGAAGGTGGGATCGCAATGGGCTGCCATTTTAATTGACACAGGTTCCACCCACAATTTCCTTGACTCTGCTGTGGTAACAAAGGGCCAGTTGCCTATTAACCAAGAAAGAAGGGTGCGAGTGAGGGTGGCGAGTGGGGAACAACTCTTAAGTGAAGGGGAGAGTGTGCAAACCAGATTTAATATCCAGGGTATCAGTTTTGTGGATAACATGCATGTGCTGGTGTTGGCGGGGTGCAACATGGTGCTCGGCATCCAATGGTTGAGGGGCTTGGGTTCTATTCTCTGGAATTTTGAAAGCCTCATAATGAAATTCACTTATCAGAATAAGGAGGTGGAAATTAAAGGCTTGGCAACATCACAGCTCATTGAAGAGGGGGATGGCAGTAAAAAGCATAAGCTGGAAACTAGGGGGGTCCTACTACATTTGCTCCAAGAACCTGAACCGTATGGTGCTTTACAAGAAAAACGGTTGCTCCAAGATGTGTTACAAGCCTATGCCGATGTTTTTTCTGATCCTAAGGGATTACCCCCCTAG
- the LOC122282168 gene encoding uncharacterized protein LOC122282168 codes for MNFLVWNCRGLGNPRTVRELRLMVKEKDPRVIFLSETKSRRTKVETVRNRLGFECSFVVDSIGRSGGLVMMWKQEVCVELHTFSNNHISLTITVEEGAIPWRVTGFYGNPVVEKRRESWELLKLLKPVNNGPWLCMGDFNEILCNEEKEGAASRPFSQMERFREALYECDLVDLGYIGAKYTWSNKREGRAFTKERLDRGFGNSSWIQPFENCYNYVLPTITSDHAPLLISCCNFEDPTTTKRKIFRYEASWGKKPDCKKIIQDAWNQGRRGTGSMDKIKASLRKQTNTIRRISDERGNMVSSKEGINSLFQEYFKDIFSTSNPSCIAEAIDNLQPIITEEMNGTLRKAFTVKEIKDAVFDINPLSAPGPDGFSAGTGFRSINDTFIVLIPKKNPIHVTEYRPISLCNVIYKVVSKVLANRLKQLLPDIISPAQSAFVPGRLISDNITVAYEAMHSMKHRMRGKKEGYMALKLDMSKAYDRIEWAFIEAVLVKIGFEKEWIMLIMQCVTTVQYSILINGSPQKVFNPSRGLRQGDPISPYLFLICTEVLGNILDKAEGKGLITGFPFAKGSLLINHLFFADDSLLFCKANVLECCRLLRLLKLYETASGQRLNLGKTTLFFSSNTLEDIKEAILHSVGLREARSYEKYLGLPSYVGKHKKATFRPILESIRSRMQNWTIKFLSQAGKEVLLKAIVQAIPTYCMSIFKLPKSILNDINRLMQQFWWALLAKQGWRILQQPNSLAARVLKAKYFHKSNFMQGKLGSNPSYLWRSFLAARPILMKGLFWNIGNGEKVKIWHDKWIPKPSSFKVQSTCRGMGESALVSELIDKQSCSWKTGLIHEMFETEEANMICRIPLSITNASDKLVWRGSKDGLFSVKSAYYLLNEVDGRELGQTSRSMQEQSIWSKIWKLKVPNATKMLLWRASLESLPTKRNLFKRKIIDSPLCPVCLSEEETVTHALGSYKSAQDVWGVGPRRLQKLQTLESPFSEVVSLVFEAMDEETTYEFAAIACQVWKRRNHLIFEDSFATPESVVKGARQSVANFQEANRVRHGGSLRTNQPAAQWSAPPLHTYKANWDATVDRVNCKIGIGVVIRDSQGRIYASLKSPKDSFPNAHLAESLAALRAVTFCKRLSLARVILEGDAQQVVKAIQDCNDTGNSAGVVIRDIKQLLTKQQS; via the exons ATGAACTTCTTAGTatggaactgtcgagggcttgggaaccctcgcaCAGTTCGAGAACTTCGCCTCATGGTGAAGGAGAAGGACCCAAGGGTGATATTTTTGTCTGAAACAAAGAGTAGAAGAACCAAGGTCGAAACAGTGAGGAACAGATTGGGTTTTGAGTGCAGTTTTGTAGTAGACAGCATAGGAAGAAGTGGTGGTTTAGTCATGATGTGGAAACAGGAGGTGTGTGTAGAATTACATACCTTTTCGAATAATCATATTTCACTAACGATAACAGTGGAGGAAGGGGCCATCCCTTGGAGGGTTACTGGCTTCTATGGCAACCCGGTGGtagaaaaaaggagagagagttgGGAACTTCTAAAACTACTCAAACCTGTGAATAATGGCCCATGGCTGTGCATgggggatttcaatgagataCTTTGTAACGAGGAGAAAGAAGGAGCTGCTTCTAGACCTTTCTCTCAGATGGAAAGATTTAGAGAAGCTTTATATGAATGTGACTTAGTAGACCTGGGTTACATTGGAGCAAAGTACACATGGAGCAATAAGAGGGAAGGAAGAGCTTTTACTAAAGAAAGGTTAGATAGAGGTTTTGGTAATAGCTCATGGATCCAACCTTTTGAGAACTGTTATAACTATGTTCTTCCGACCATAACTTCTGACCATGCACCTCTATTAATCTCTTGCTGCAATTTTGAGGATCCAACAACAACCAAAAGGAAGATCTTCAGGTATGAAGCCTCATGGGGGAAAAAACCAGATTGTAAGAAGATTATCCAAGATGCTTGGAACCAAGGCAGGAGGGGTACTGGGAGCATGGACAAGATTAAGGCCAGTTTG AGAAAGCAGACAAACACTATCAGAAGAATTTCCGATGAGAGGGGCAATATGGTCAGCAGCAAGGAAGGAATCAATAGCCTTTTCCAAGAGTACTTCAAGGACATTTTCAGTACATCCAACCCAAGCTGTATAGCAGAAGCAATTGACAACTTACAGCCCATCATTACAGAGGAAATGAATGGTACTCTCAGGAAAGCATTCACTGTAAAGGAGATCAAAGATGCAGTTTTTGATATAAATCCTTTAAGCGCACCAGGCCCTGATGGCTTCTCAGCTGG AACAGGGTTCAGGTCCATTAATGACACTTTCATTGTTTTGATCCCCAAGAAGAACCCCATCCATGTAACTGAATATCGCCCAATCAGCCTATGCAATGTAATCTACAAAGTAGTCTCAAAAGTACTTGCAAATAGACTGAAACAGCTACTACCAGACATCATTAGTCCAGCTCAAAGTGCCTTTGTACCCGGTAGATTGATCTCAGACAACATCACAGTGGCTTATGAAGCCATGCACTCCATGAAACATAGGATGAGGGGGAAAAAGGAAGGCTACATGGCACTAAAactggacatgagcaaggcttatgacAGGATCGAATGGGCTTTTATAGAAGCAGTCCTTGTGAAAATTGGCTTTGAGAAGGAGTGGATCATGCTCATCATGCAGTGTGTGACCACCGTCCAATACTCCATCTTGATAAATGGGAGCCCTCAAAAGGTTTTTAACCCATCTAGAGgcttaagacaaggggatcctatcTCCCCTTATCTATTCCTCATATGCACTGAAGTACTGGGAAACATCCTTGACAAAGCTGAGGGGAAGGGACTTATTACAGGTTTCCCTTTTGCAAAAGGGTCATTACTAATCAACCAtctcttttttgcagatgatagtctaTTGTTTTGTAAAGCAAATGTGCTCGAGTGCTGCAGACTTTTAAGACTCCTCAAGTTGTATGAGACAGCCTCAGGACAAAGGCTAAATCTGGGCAAAACTACACTATTTTTTAGTAGCAACACACTAGAAGACATTAAGGAAGCAATACTCCACTCAGTTGGTCTAAGGGAAGCAAGAAGCTACGAGAAGTACTTGGGGTTACCATCTTATGTGGGCAAGCACAAAAAGGCAACCTTTCGACCAATCCTAGAAAGTATAAGATCAAGGATGCAAAACTGGACAATTAAATTTCTGTCACAAGCTGGAAAAGAGGTGCTACTAAAGGCAATTGTTCAAGCAATTCCCACCTACTGCATGAGCATTTTCAAGCTCCCAAAAAGTATCCTGAATGACATTAACAGGCTAATGCAACAATTCTGGTGGG CCTTATTGGCTAAACAGGGATGGAGGATTTTGCAGCAGCCCAATAGCCTTGCAGCTCGAGTACTAAAAGCCAAGTACTTTCACAAATCCAACTTTATGCAAGGGAAGTTAGGGAGCAACCCCTCATACTTGTGGAGGAGTTTTCTGGCAGCTAGACCCATCCTTATGAAAGGTCTTTTTTGGAACATTGGCAATGGAGAGAAAGTGAAGATATGGCATGACAAATGGATCCCAAAACCCAGCTCCTTTAAAGTACAATCAACTTGTAGGGGAATGGGGGAAAGTGCTTTGGTGAGTGAACTCATTGACAAGCAAAGCTGTTCATGGAAGACTGGTTTAATTCATGAGATGTTTGAGACTGAGGAGGCCAACATGATCTGTAGAATTCCACTTAGTATTACCAATGCTTCTGACAAATTAGTGTGGAGGGGCTCTAAGGATGGCCTTTTTTCAGTCAAGAGTGCATATTACCTCCTGAATGAAGTCGATGGTAGGGAACTGGGACAAACTTCTAGAAGCATGCAGGAACAGTCCATATGGTCAAAAATATGGAAGCTAAAAGTCCCAAATGCCACTAAAATGCTGCTGTGGAGGGCCAGCCTCGAGTCTCTTCCAACAAAGAGGAACCTattcaaaaggaaaattataGATTCACCTCTATGTCCCGTGTGCCTCAGTGAGGAAGAAACTGTAACTCATGCCCTTGGGTCCTACAAATCAGCACAAGATGTGTGGGGTGTGGGGCCTAGAAGACTACAGAAACTTCAAACTCTAGAGTCCCCTTTCTCTGAAGTTGTGTCACTAGTTTTTGAGGCCATGGATGAGGAAACCACCTATGAGTTTGCAGCTATTGCTTGCCAAGTCTGGAAAAGAAGGAACCACTTGATCTTTGAGGATAGTTTTGCCACCCCAGAATCAGTGGTTAAGGGGGCAAGGCAGTCAGTAGCTAATTTTCAAGAAGCCAACCGGGTCAGACATGGAGGTTCCCTTAGAACCAATCAACCTGCAGCTCAGTGGTCTGCCCCACCACTCCACACATACAAAGCCAATTGGGACGCGACAGTGGACAGGGTAAATTGCAAGATTGGTATAGGGGTAGTGATCAGAGATTCGCAGGGAAGGATCTATGCAAGCCTAAAGTCTCCTAAAGACTCTTTTCCTAATGCTCATTTGGCTGAATCCTTAGCAGCACTAAGAGCAGTCACATTTTGTAAGAGGCTCAGTTTGGCAAGAGTAATACTGGAAGGGGATGCACAACAGGTGGTGAAAGCAATTCAAGACTGTAATGACACTGGGAACAGCGCAGGAGTAGTTATTAGAGACATCAAGCAGTTACTGACTAAGCAGCAAAGCTAG
- the LOC122282169 gene encoding uncharacterized protein LOC122282169 — MEEALRKKWEGLTLIEQESDTMRIEETVLEPLVEKGNRCLLLQLIAERTVNKQAFKTTMSKVWRPEGWIQFKEVGDNRLLAEFQHERDKTKVLQGRPWSFDRNLVCLQELKGHISLQELDFNTEWFWVQAHEMPVASMTREIGRELFSGMVKVVEVETDESGCGWGSSLRARVIVDITKPLIRGRFIKVGGVQNWVPFKYERLPLFCFECGAIIHTKHCQGPNINAKGEQAHQYGPWLRANPPRLGGNDPQRYGGKLNQASNHEQKADSQKWAPSKVAQGGRKSSEEGKGREAMTVETSVLKIVPYRPPEERDHLAQKDPTAGVHQREQKVGSDLPILDEQLSPKREGYTVPEERQKSVELKRERFADEEPLSQDSPLDHPMAVIQGSSKRQLHHGSWT, encoded by the exons ATGGAGGAGGCATTGAGGAAAAAATGGGAGGGCCTAACTCTTATTGAACAGGAGAGCGACACCATGAGGATAGAGGAGACAGTGCTGGAACCTCTGGTAGAGAAAGGAAATAGATGTTTGCTACTACAACTTATTGCAGAGAGGACGGTAAACAAGCAAGCCTTCAAAACAACCATGTCCAAGGTGTGGAGACCTGAAGGCTGGATCCAGTTCAAGGAGGTGGGAGACAATAGACTACTAGCAGAGTTCCAACATGAACGGGATAAGACCAAGGTGCTCCAGGGAAGGCCTTGGTCTTTCGACAGGAACCTTGTCTGTTTGCAGGAGCTAAAGGGGCACATCTCCTTACAAGAACTGGACTTTAACACGGAATGGTTTTGGGTCCAGGCACATGAAATGCCTGTGGCAAGCATGACCAGGGAGATAGGAAGGGAGTTATTCTCAGGGATGGTAAAGGTGGTAGAAGTTGAGACGGATGAATCCGGGTGTGGTTGGGGCAGTTCACTACGTGCTAGAGTGATAGTTGACATCACTAAGCCTCTAATCAGAGGGAGATTTATAAAGGTTGGAGGGGTGCAAAACTGGGTCCCATTCAAGTATGAAAGATTACCTTTATTCTGTTTCGAATGTGGAGCAATCATTCATACTAAACACTGCCAGGGACCCAACATCAATGCCAAAGGGGAACAAGCTCATCAATATGGGCCTTGGCTTAGAGCCAACCCGCCAAGGTTAGGAGGCAATGATCCTCAACGCTATGGTGGAAAGTTGAACCAGGCCTCTAACCATGAACAAAAGGCTGATAGTCAAAAATGGGCACCATCCAAGGTGGCGCAGGGGGGGAGGAAGAGCTCAGAGGAGGGGAAGGGGAGGGAAGCCATGACAGTGGAGACTAGTGTTTTAAAAatcgtaccgtaccggccg CCTGAGGAGAGGGACCACTTGGCTCAGAAGGATCCCACAGCAGGCGTGCATCAGAGAGAACAAAAGGTGGGGTCAGACTTACCAATTTTGGATGAGCAGCTTTCACCAAAAAGGGAAGGTTACACTGTACCAGAGGAAAGACAAAAAAGTGTTGAGCTTAAAAGGGAAAGGTTTGCAGACGAGGAGCCACTCTCTCAGGACAGCCCCTTGGACCATCCTATGGCAGTGATCCAAGGCAGCTCAAAAAGACAGCTCCACCATGGAAGCTGGACATAA